The Candidatus Limnocylindrales bacterium genome has a segment encoding these proteins:
- a CDS encoding ABC transporter ATP-binding protein codes for MGLEVKHITSGYGSTVVLRDLSLQVSDGQILGVLGRNGMGKTTLIRCLSGLLPAITGSIIFDGHDITHLSPHERAYLGITTVVQGRGIFPDLTVRENLELGRIASGRAQRNRMDEVLNYFEPLGRRLNQPGGTLSGGEQQMLAIGRGLMTSPRIMLLDEPSEGIMPILVKKIAQILKEINRRENMMIIIVEQNVPMVFTMTDHCIILEKGRIVAEGTPAELSNSTVMKEYLAV; via the coding sequence ATGGGTCTTGAAGTCAAACATATTACTTCAGGTTATGGGAGTACCGTTGTATTACGGGATCTTTCTCTACAAGTATCAGACGGACAGATTTTGGGGGTCCTAGGACGTAACGGGATGGGTAAAACTACCTTGATCCGTTGCTTATCAGGACTATTACCGGCGATCACAGGCTCTATTATTTTTGATGGACATGATATTACACATCTGTCTCCTCATGAACGGGCCTATTTAGGTATTACTACCGTTGTTCAAGGACGAGGAATTTTTCCTGATCTGACAGTACGGGAGAATTTAGAGCTGGGTCGAATCGCCTCAGGTCGGGCCCAACGTAATCGGATGGACGAAGTCTTGAACTATTTTGAGCCACTAGGCAGACGCCTTAATCAGCCGGGTGGAACTCTAAGCGGGGGCGAACAGCAAATGCTGGCTATTGGTCGTGGCCTTATGACCTCTCCCCGCATCATGTTGCTGGATGAACCGTCAGAAGGAATCATGCCTATTCTGGTCAAAAAAATAGCCCAAATTCTCAAAGAAATCAACCGCCGGGAAAACATGATGATCATCATCGTCGAGCAGAACGTACCGATGGTCTTTACTATGACCGATCATTGTATCATTTTAGAGAAAGGAAGAATTGTCGCCGAAGGTACCCCTGCCGAACTCTCTAATTCCACGGTTATGAAAGAATATCTTGCAGTTTAA
- a CDS encoding nuclear transport factor 2 family protein — MSTPSINQTSEAVNEILQVERGHVEAFNIPDLDKVLSYFAENINGFSSTHNNRYKGREALRKTFEYYLQKSKRIYYEIQDIEVQMLKGGEAAIATFYWKTAPLEGTEEDIITGRGTHVLEHQNGQWRIVHEHFSRAH; from the coding sequence ATGAGTACTCCTTCAATTAACCAAACCTCTGAGGCGGTAAACGAGATTTTACAGGTTGAGCGGGGCCATGTAGAGGCTTTTAATATCCCTGATCTGGATAAAGTATTGAGCTATTTTGCTGAAAATATTAATGGCTTTTCCAGTACCCACAACAACCGGTATAAGGGTCGAGAAGCATTACGAAAGACCTTTGAGTATTACTTGCAGAAGAGTAAACGTATTTATTATGAAATTCAGGATATAGAGGTGCAGATGCTTAAAGGGGGTGAAGCAGCCATAGCAACTTTCTATTGGAAAACGGCACCTCTGGAAGGAACCGAGGAAGACATTATTACCGGTCGAGGTACTCATGTTTTAGAGCACCAAAACGGTCAATGGCGAATAGTCCATGAACATTTCTCCCGAGCACACTAG
- a CDS encoding amidohydrolase family protein, which translates to MFIHTPSKNLNDDLPPKPPIPTQVVSNGEYIPLPKTDKQRQIDFLLTEYADRYGKKRGLTRRTFFRTLSGMAAAMLAINKVFGNRFFDVQEIEAADEAAAAEATSRDQFIMDVQTHYIDNPRQLWDVKDKDPIAKVIVDTLGGWREKSVKGSNWLDLNKDTYFKEIFLDSETNVAILSGFPTHPPEPNPLIPVDHMASARDEINQKAGSRRMICHGLMSPNMPNYQDEARRQVEKLKVDSWKMYTGDGMAGKRGWWMDDEKVAYPFYKFTQELGIKNLCIHKGLAVTLLDEEYCRALDVGKAVLDWPQLNFIIYHSAFPRVDDITDIKYVKPHITNLYGELGSTFALNVVGAPERAAHVLGKLVTYLGPDYVIWGTDSLWWGSPQWQIEALRRFRIPDNLIEGYGYTQLTDEIKAKILGLNAARLWNIDVEATKKENAGDKISQMKKG; encoded by the coding sequence ATGTTTATTCATACCCCTAGCAAGAATTTAAATGATGACCTTCCTCCCAAACCTCCCATTCCTACTCAGGTTGTATCCAATGGGGAATATATTCCATTACCTAAGACCGACAAGCAACGACAGATCGACTTCCTGCTGACAGAATATGCCGATCGATACGGGAAAAAACGTGGTTTGACCCGCAGGACCTTCTTTCGGACGCTCAGTGGTATGGCTGCAGCCATGTTAGCAATTAACAAAGTCTTTGGCAACCGGTTTTTTGACGTGCAGGAGATTGAAGCAGCCGATGAAGCAGCGGCGGCGGAGGCTACTTCGCGGGATCAGTTCATCATGGATGTCCAGACCCATTATATCGATAATCCTCGACAATTGTGGGATGTGAAGGACAAAGACCCCATTGCCAAGGTTATCGTAGACACACTGGGTGGATGGCGGGAAAAATCTGTCAAAGGCAGCAATTGGTTAGACCTTAACAAAGACACCTACTTTAAGGAAATCTTCCTTGATAGCGAAACCAACGTAGCTATCCTGAGTGGATTTCCAACACATCCCCCAGAACCAAATCCACTTATCCCCGTTGATCATATGGCCTCAGCACGGGATGAAATCAACCAGAAGGCCGGATCCCGTCGGATGATTTGCCATGGATTGATGTCCCCAAATATGCCAAACTATCAAGATGAAGCCAGGCGGCAGGTGGAAAAGCTAAAGGTCGATTCCTGGAAGATGTATACAGGCGATGGCATGGCCGGGAAGAGGGGGTGGTGGATGGATGATGAGAAAGTAGCCTATCCCTTCTATAAATTCACACAGGAATTAGGTATCAAGAATCTTTGTATTCATAAAGGTTTAGCGGTAACTTTGTTAGATGAAGAATATTGTCGTGCCTTGGATGTCGGAAAAGCTGTCCTGGACTGGCCTCAACTTAACTTTATCATCTACCACTCAGCCTTTCCCCGAGTGGATGATATCACGGATATCAAATATGTAAAGCCACATATCACCAACCTGTATGGGGAGCTTGGAAGTACCTTCGCTTTGAATGTAGTTGGTGCTCCCGAGCGTGCTGCCCACGTGCTCGGAAAACTCGTCACCTATTTAGGTCCCGATTACGTAATCTGGGGAACCGATTCCCTGTGGTGGGGGTCTCCACAATGGCAAATTGAAGCTCTGCGACGCTTTCGTATTCCTGACAACCTCATAGAGGGCTATGGATATACTCAGTTGACCGATGAGATCAAAGCGAAGATCCTTGGACTCAATGCTGCAAGGCTCTGGAACATCGATGTTGAAGCAACAAAGAAGGAAAATGCGGGGGATAAGATTTCTCAGATGAAGAAGGGCTAA